The Prochlorococcus marinus str. MIT 1214 sequence AAGTTATTTTAATTAATTCTAACCCCGCTTCAATAATGACGGATCCTGAAACGGCAAACAGGACCTACGTTGAACCTCTTACAGCCTCAGTTGTTGAGCAAATTATAGAAAAAGAAAGACCTGATGCTCTTTTGCCCACAATGGGTGGGCAAACGGCTTTGAATATTTCAGTAGAATTAGCTGAATCTGGTATTTTAAAAAAATATAATATTGAATTAATTGGTGCAGATCTTAAAGCAATTAAAAAAGCTGAGGATAGAAATTTATTTAAAATAGCCATGAATAATATTGGAGTTGAAGTATGTCCATCTGGAATTGCTTCTGATCTCCAAGAAGCTGTAATAGTGGGAAATGAAATTTCTTCATTCCCTAAAATCATTCGTCCTGCTTTTACATTAGGTGGAAGTGGAGGCGGTATTGCTTATAACCAGGATGAGTTTTTAGAATTATGTAAAACAGGACTAGATGCTAGCCCTGTTTCTCAAATACTTATAGAAAAATCTCTTTTAGGTTGGAAAGAATTTGAGTTAGAGGTTATGAGAGATTTATCAGATAATGTTGTAATTATATGCAGTATAGAAAATGTTGATCCTATGGGGGTTCACACTGGAGATTCGATTACAGTAGCTCCTGCACAAACTTTAACTGACAGAGAATTTCAACGTTTAAGAGATTATTCAATTTCCATAATTAGAGAAATTGGCGTAGCAACTGGTGGTAGCAATATCCAATTTGCAATTAATCCACATAATGGTGAGATTATAGTGATTGAGATGAATCCTCGTGTAAGTAGATCTTCAGCTTTAGCAAGTAAAGCTACAGGTTTTCCTATTGCTAAAATTGCTGCCCTTTTGGCTATTGGTTATAGATTAGATGAGATTATTAACGATATTACTGGCAAGACTCCCGCATGTTTTGAACCTTCAATTGATTACGTAGTTACTAAAATACCCCGTTTTGCATTTGAAAAATTCTCAGGGAGTTCTTCAATTCTTACTACTTCAATGAAGTCAGTCGGGGAGGCAATGGCAATAGGAAGATGTTTTGAAGAATCTTTTCAAAAGGCAATACGATCTTTAGAAACAGGACTAAGTGGTTGGGGGTGTGATCGAGTTGATCAGAATCTATCTTCTACAGAAATAGAAAGACTATTAAGGACGCCTTCACCAGAGAGAATAATGCATGTTCGCTTAGCAATGAAGAATGGAAGAAGTGATAATGAAATTTTTTCTTTTTCTAAAATAGACCCTTGGTTCTTATCAAAACTTAGGAATATAGTAAATGCAGAGGATCAATTACTTAAGTTTGAAAATATTAATCAATTAGAGCATAATTTTTTATTAAAACTAAAACAACTAGGATTCTCTGATCGCCAGATTGCTTTTGCTCTTAATACTGATGAATTAACAATTAGATCTAAAAGAACTTCCCTAAAAATATTACCTGTTTATAAAACAGTTGATACATGTGCCTCTGAATTCTCATCGAATACACCATATCATTATTCTACATATGAAAGACCAGTCTACAGGGTTGATAATGATGGAAATATAATCAAAAATATTAATCTTAACGAAATTAAAAATGAAAATAAAAATAAAATCTTAATTCTGGGAGGAGGTCCAAATCGTATTGGACAAGGTATTGAATTTGATTATTGTTGTTGTCATGCTTCTTATCAAGCACAAGAGGAAGATTTTACAACAATAATGATAAATAGTAACCCCGAAACGGTTTCTACTGATTATGATACAAGCGATATACTTTACTTTGAACCTTTAACTCTGGAAGATGTTCTAAATGTTATTGAATTTGAGGAACCTTGTGGAATAGTTGTTCAATTTGGAGGTCAAACCCCTTTAAAACTCTCTTTACCTATAGTCAATTGGTTACAAAAAACGGAAAACTCAAAGTTACAAACAAAAGTTTTAGGTACATCCCCTATCTCAATTGATTTAGCTGAAGACAGAGAGCAATTTGACAAGGTTTTGAGAAAATTGGATATTAGGCAACCCAAAAATGGTCTTGCTAGAACTTTTGAAGAATCATTGGTTGTTGCCAATAAAGTTGGCTATCCATTGGTTGTTAGGCCTTCATATGTTCTTGGTGGTAGAGCTATGGAAATTGT is a genomic window containing:
- the carB gene encoding carbamoyl-phosphate synthase large subunit; the encoded protein is MPRRKDIRRILILGSGPIVIGQACEFDYSGTQACKALRSEGFEVILINSNPASIMTDPETANRTYVEPLTASVVEQIIEKERPDALLPTMGGQTALNISVELAESGILKKYNIELIGADLKAIKKAEDRNLFKIAMNNIGVEVCPSGIASDLQEAVIVGNEISSFPKIIRPAFTLGGSGGGIAYNQDEFLELCKTGLDASPVSQILIEKSLLGWKEFELEVMRDLSDNVVIICSIENVDPMGVHTGDSITVAPAQTLTDREFQRLRDYSISIIREIGVATGGSNIQFAINPHNGEIIVIEMNPRVSRSSALASKATGFPIAKIAALLAIGYRLDEIINDITGKTPACFEPSIDYVVTKIPRFAFEKFSGSSSILTTSMKSVGEAMAIGRCFEESFQKAIRSLETGLSGWGCDRVDQNLSSTEIERLLRTPSPERIMHVRLAMKNGRSDNEIFSFSKIDPWFLSKLRNIVNAEDQLLKFENINQLEHNFLLKLKQLGFSDRQIAFALNTDELTIRSKRTSLKILPVYKTVDTCASEFSSNTPYHYSTYERPVYRVDNDGNIIKNINLNEIKNENKNKILILGGGPNRIGQGIEFDYCCCHASYQAQEEDFTTIMINSNPETVSTDYDTSDILYFEPLTLEDVLNVIEFEEPCGIVVQFGGQTPLKLSLPIVNWLQKTENSKLQTKVLGTSPISIDLAEDREQFDKVLRKLDIRQPKNGLARTFEESLVVANKVGYPLVVRPSYVLGGRAMEIVYEQDELERYIKEAVNVEPDHPILIDQYLENAIEVDVDALCDESKNVVIGGLMEHIEPAGIHSGDSACCLPSITLSAKSLNTIKDWTKSLATELNVVGLINLQFAVKRDDDGNEVVFIIEANPRASRTVPFVSKATGIPLAKIATQLLLGKKLKDIGLNQEPTPPLQAIKEAVMPFRRFPGSDSVLGPEMRSTGEVMGSANTFGMAYAKSELAAGEGLPTSGFVFLSTHDRDKPALIPVAKKLIELGFSVLATSGTSKYLEKFDLKVETVLKVHEGRPNIEDMIRSGKVQLVINTPIGRQAIYDDKYLRKAALDYSVPTLTTLKGASAAVEGIEALQNQILSVSALQDIHS